The DNA sequence atcaatgacagatcacttgaataatttccaaggaattatgaatcagttatcttccatgggtatcaagtttgatgaagaggttcaaggattgttacttcttggctccttaccagactcgtgggaaattctcagaatgtcattgtccaattctgctcctgatggtgtaatctctatggatcttgccaagagcagtgttttgaatgaagagatgagaagaaagtcacaaggtacatcgactacacattcagatgttcttgtttctgagtctagggggagaagcaaaagtcgaggtcctaaaggtagagatcaaagtagaagcaagtctcgaggaaagtataagaatattgagtgtcatcattgtggtcaaaagggacatgtgaagaaattttgttggcagctaaagaaggagaaagccaaggcaagtaaagataagagcacaaataaagatgatggtagcaaggaagacaaggttaatgtaactcatgatgattttcttgttgttgaagagtttgaatctgttaaccttgttgataatagcactagttgggtgattgatagcggtgcttctattcatgttacatctaggagggatttgtttacgtcctatactcctggtgattttggtgatgtaaaaatggctcatcaaggtgttgcaaaatgtgtcggtgttggacaggtttgcttggaaacctccaacggtaccaagttgactttgaagcgtgtgaagcatgttccagatattcggttgaacttactttctgttggtaagttgtgtgatgaagacttggatagctcattctctcgtgatagttggaagctcaccaagggttccatggttgttgctagaggtactcgacactctactctttatttaactcaagcaaagattgtgaaagatgttgttaatgctgctgagtttgttgatgaaactgatttatggcataagagattatgtcatatgagtgagaagggcatgaatatgttatccaagaggaatcttttatctggttgtaaggttgctttgcaaaagtgcaaTCATTGTTTTGCTGGAAAACAAAACAGGGTCTCTTTTAAGAGCCATCCACCTTCAAGGAAGCCGGAGATACTTGATttggtgcattctgatgtatgtgggccgatgaagacaagaacacttggagggtctatctattttgtaacctttattgatgatcattccaggaaattatgggtttacactttgaagaccaaagatcaagttttgaatgtgttcaagcaatttcaagcttctgttgaaagagaaactgggaagaagttgaaatgcattcgtactgacaatggtggtgagtactcaggtccatttgatgcttattgtaaagagcatggtataagacatcagaagactcctccaaagactcctcagttgaatggcttggctgaaaggatgaaTAGAACActggttgaaagagttaggtgcttgttgtcacaatctggattggcaaaatccttttggggtgaagctttgagcactgttgttcatgtcttgaaccggacaccatgtgttcccttgcaatttgaagtgccagagaaggtatggtcaggtaatgatgtttcttatgatcatttaagagtctttggatgtaaagtttttgttcatattcctaaagatgagagatctaaacttgatgtaaagactaggcagtgtatttttattggctatggtatggatgagtttggttacaggttttatgatcctgttaacaagaaggtgattcggagtagagatgttgtctttgttgaagaccaaacattgaaggatgttgataatgcggaaaagccaatggttcagcctagtgatgatttttctgacttggatattactccctctatgcctatggtagaagatggtagagttgaagctcaaaataatgagcatgatacaagtgcaggtgaagatggaacagttgatccaatacttgatgaagttggtgatgatgatcaagatgaagaaccagctttagaaattcctgcaaatgcacttagaaggtctacaagagagagaaagccttcgtcaaggtattctccacatgagtttgttttgttgactgatgggggagaacctgaatgctttggagaggctgttgaagatgaaagcaaagctcaatggcttgaagctatgcaagaagaaatgaagtccttgcttgagaatgatacctatgagttggtgaagctatcgaagggtatgcgagttttgaagaacaaatgggtattcagaatcaagaatgaagaacacaattctaagcctcggtataaggctagattggttgttagaggctttagccagagaaaaggtgttgattatgaggagatcttttctcctgttgtgaggatgtcatccattcgtgctgtgcttggattagcagcgtctcttgatttggagattgagcaaatggatgtgaagacagcttttcttcatggtgatttagacaaggagatctacatggagcaaccggagggctttgttgttaaaggaaaggaagattttgtgtgcaagcttaagaagagtctttatgggttgaagcaagctccaagacagtggtacaagaagtttgaatctgttatggggaagcatggttaccgtaagacaacttcagatcattgtgtatttgtgcaaaaattttctgatgatgattttatcattcttttgctttatgtggatgatattttgattgtgggcaagaatgctttgaggattaatgagttgaagaaacagttgagtaagttctttgctatgaaggacttgggtcctgccaaacggattttgggcatgactattactcgttatagagattccaagaagctttatttgtcacaggagaagtacataaagaaggtgcttcaaaggtttggcatgaatgatgccaaatgtgttgctagttcttttgctcctcattttaagttgagtaccaagcagtgtccaaccactgatgaggagaaacaagcaatggatgaaattccttatgcctcagctgttggaagcttgatgtatgctatggtgtgtactagaccagacattgctcatgcagttggtactgtgagtcgttttctctctaatccaggtaaagaacattggaatgctgttaaatggattatgagatatctcaaaggtacaactaacttgagtttgagttttggtggtgagaaacctttgctagttggctttactgatgcagacatggcaggagatattgattctcgaaagtctacttcaggttatttggtcaagtttgcagggggagctatttcatggcagtcaaggctacaaaagtgtgttgcactttctaccacagaggcagagtttattgcagcaactgaagcatgtaaagagttgttgtggatgaagaagtttcttgcagcacttggttttaagcaagaccgttatgtcttgttgtgtgatagccaaagtgctattcatcttgccaagaattctacttttcatccaagatctaaacatatcgatgttaggtatcactggatacgggatgtgttagattctaagttgttggaacttgagaaagttcacactgatgacaatggtgctgatatgatgacaaaagcattgtcaagagaaaagtttgaaacatgttgtttgatcgccggaatggcgagggcctccacctagtcgagaagggggagatttgttgggtttttctctcctttgtgaggcccaagcccaacattttgggggtgtattctttcaccctagtgtcacaaccctaatttagttttttgaggttttttgagagagagagaatagccaccaagtgagagagaagagggaaaaacagaattcccggttttgcccaaagcagtaaatttcaaatggcagtttctcagttgttcaccgttggatcggcttgaaatttaaactgcatattcctatcatcttgttcttcattctgatcggtggagatgttgattggaggcttgcagtaggagaaattggtttcgcaagagagaaattaggtttcccgttTTTACACAGAGAAGAAATTTTGGAACagcagtttctcattctttcaccattggatcgacgtgaaatttgaactgtagatttttcacatcttgttcttcattctgaacggtggagattttaattggaggtctgcagagggagaaattggcttcgacatcagatctgttttttgggtatatttcatcttcttgcctattatttgtgagctttggtgcattgatgttttggctggttatttgcacatttttttgtgctttgtttgagactctcttgtacctcatttgattatagtggagttatttcattggtctggacgacccgtggtttttacctctcacgttgagggggttttccacgttaaaatctcggtgtgttcttcttattgctttacttgctatatttgcttgttatagttgctgccatattgtgttgtgagtgcttccatattgtttttgtgttggacatttgtgtcgtttccgctgctaggctctttcaagaattatttttatttaactaaaattatttaataatttttaattataaacttcACGTGAGTTGTAACCATTGAATATGATGAGAATAAGTAACTAGGTTGTAGTGTTGTTTTGTGCTTACTTTGTCATGCTGGGTGAAATAATTGTTAGAAATGGTAATGGAAGTTGAAGCATGAATAATATCAATTAAGCCATCAGCAGAACGTGCGAAGAAGCAATGATCAACCCAAATATTGGATGATGAAAATATGCTGATGGCGTCGCCGTCGGAGCCTCGACGGTGGCCAACATGGTCAGGGCTACTTCTGACGAGGCCAACCGTACCCGGTTGACAATCATGGATGCTAATGCCATGAATAATCACGTTGCTAACACCTTGTATTGTAATGCATGGCCCGTTTGATATCTCAACTTTGGCTCCTCTTCCATCAATGGTCTTGTAGCTATTCACTATGAGCTCATTCTCAAGCCTAATAACCATGTCTTTCTCGAACATTATCCATAGTGGCTCCATTTGAATTGCACCATAACGAAGCGTGCCTTTTGTTGGATTCACAGCATCATCTGAAGGATCGGTTACAATGTATAAGTTGCCATGTTTGCCTCCAATGGCGCCTTGGCCGAAACCAATAGCGCAATCGGCCAAGGCGTGTGGATTGGAGGCCCAGTTTGTTTGGGCTAGGCGGCAAGAGTCTATGGTGTTGAGGAATGGTTTATTCTTGGGAGGGTTGTGGATATAGTTTGAGAAAATTTGGGTTGTGTTGTATGTTGAATATGCATTAACAAAGGTTAAGAGGATTGAAGAAACTAAGAGGAAGGTTAAGGTGGCCATGCTCTTGTGATCTAAGGTGTTGAGGTAACAAAGGGAATGAATGTCTTTGATTTTAATAGGTGAAGGGAAGGTTGTGCACACACTTTAAGACCCTTACACTTCAaatattaattcttttttattttagttaaccaAAACGTGCGGCCACGAGCTTGGCTTGTTGCCTTCATTGACTCGCAAATAATAATAAACTTCTACTTAATTAGAGATGATATAATCATTAATCAAAGCTTCGGATTTCAGTAGTATATGATGATTCAATAGACATGCTATGTGAGGATTTCAGTAGTTGACAATGTTCATGAGAAAATCCAATGTTTTGGACGGCTTTATAGTGCCGATGAAGCACGCTTTATCTTCAATAGACATGCCTAGGACTCAACATATATTTAATCAAGTCAAAAACTAATTAAGTATGCTAATTCGGGATCAAATACTACTTTAAGTGGAGTTGTAGTACCTATAATTATAATAACTACGATGGTTATACacttatattattttaacaatatattctaaattctaaatatagttaaaattaaagttttatttttttaatttaaaaatattattaaacaataaaaaattattattttaattttagtattaatttttaaatatcgtTAAAATTATATAATCACCGTAACTATTATAATCATATATACCATAAActactttatttttatgttacatgcATTACAAGTTTGTCTAGTTGTTACTTTGTAAGCTCTGCTGTGAAGCACTCAGGTTTAGGATGAGGGAAAGTACTTGATTTAATTTGTGAATGATAGAAGTTCAAATTGAAAATAAGTCGAGGACATTTCTTGTTTCTAGTTCTAAATTCTATCAACTAGCTTAAACTAAGTTATTCCTTAATACGATTAAATCATATCtagtgcttcaacacctaatattatttagaataaaataccTTATAATTCTACGGCTAAACCCATTGTTAAACAAACTTCGTTTTATTTGAAGTTTTAGAAGGCCCATACATTTTAACCAAAGATGGGCCACACAACAACGCTTTTTTGGTTTGGGACCAATGTTTCTGTTCCTAAGTTCGAAACTCACGGAGCTCAAATTCGTGACGGATTAGTCTTTAATCTGTCGAATTAGGGAataccataaaaaattaaaaaaatattttagagattgaAACAATTTAAGTTGATCTAGTGGTTAACTTACTAGTCCATTTAAGTAAGTATGAATCAGAAATTCGAATTCTgccttgtatatatataataacttattGGCCAATAACAAATTCTTAATAAAACTTTGATGAATTAGTTCTTAGttcgctaaattaaaaaatatcgtgaaaaaaaatatttttagaaattgcTTTGCCTTTCGGCTTAATTTGATAAGATCCCACACTTTGGAAGTAATTAAGAGGACACTGTTACGGAGAAACCGTTTGATTGGGAAAGGAAATGTTGATTAGCACATTAATCATGCCATAAATGTGCCTCCCCTCAGCACGTGCTGTGATCTAAATATCTAATAACTTGCATAGTAAACAAGTGATCAGATAAAGGTCCACGAAGTGCGTCTATACCAACAGATAAAAAAATTCGGCTATTGAATCCTCATATGATAGCAGAGTATCATTAAATGATTTGATATGATTGGCAAAACTACTTGACATAGCACATATACACATCTcagctattattttattttcaggtGAATACAATTTGATGTAAGTAACCACCAATTTGCATTGATAGTTTAATAAGATGTTTGAATTCGCTTTCATTGTAATTCCATGTTGGAGCATATGAATTTGTATGCTAACCAATTGTTGATAACTATAAGGACATATCAGAATTATTCAGAGCATCCAGAATAATATCATATTATTCcacagaaatatatatataaacagcaGGAAAAAGCAAATTTAGAATAAGAATCAGAATTGAAATATTGATGTTACTATTAATAATTATGCATAGTTGCACATTCCATAAGCACAATACTCTCCCTTCCTGCACTTCTTGTAGCAGCCACCACAGTTTCTTTTGTCATAATATATATTGACACATTTGCCCTTGCAGCAAACCTCAGTGTACTTGCACCTATATCCACACATTCCACAGTTGAAACGGTCACTCTTCACATTCACACATTTCTTCTTGCAGCAGTCAGGGCCAGGGCTGTTCTTCATCCTGCAAACACTTGGATACTTGTTGCATGTCATGTATGCCGTCCAGTAGTGTGGCGCAAGGAACCGGCTGAATCCCCTTAAAGATGATTCACTCTCTTCTTCAATTTTAGATGATGCATCAGCCAAAGAAGATGTAACTATGGCCAATGCTATTGTAGCTGCAGAGAGCATAAATAATGCATTGAAGAGCTTCATGGCTATAGTTAGTAAGACAATGAATTgaatggtggtagtggtggtggtggaggaggaatTGTTATAGGAAGTGTTTTTATACAGAAAAAAAGAGGTTGAAATGGAAGTGGAAGTGGAAGAGGCGTTGACAAGAGGAAACTGAAGTCATAAGTCTTGCTTTTTCTCATTGCTCTAAGTTCAAAATACTGCATAGAAATTAATGTAAACCAGTtaaggaaaaagagagagaaaaaatctTTTGATTGCTTTTAAAGAAAAGGTAGCTCTCCAAAGGAATCTATTACTCCAGTTTGAAGCTAACCATGCAAATGCAATGAATTAGACCACATAATATGTAATAACTGTGGAGTACTCAGAATTAAGAATTATCCTAGTTAAATTGGTGCTACCATTTGAAGTTTAACATTGCTAGAGCATGGAGGGAAAATAGAAAGGTTCATTGAAACTTGAAAGTGGAAGGTTTAACTTAAGAGAGGAATAATATCCGATTGTGTTATTGTGATTGAAGCAAGTCAGATATtattccttttagttttcataaggAAAGCATATATTCTTGCAAGTACCACTTAAAAAATTGAAGGTCATGGTGTCTTTTCCTAATGATATCTCTAATTAAGTGATTAAATTTAATGGTATTTCTTTTAAACTAGAGAAGTAAGGAACTGTTTGCCTAAATTAAATCTTGGGGATCACATTTATTGATGTGTTAGCAAGTTGTGTGTGTGAGGAAAGAGCTAGCATTTTGGATGTTACAATCACTTCACTTTTGTTTCACAAAGTTGAGAAAGTGACATTAAGACATTGATATTGACATATATATGCTATGGCAATATCAACCTGTAGCCTTATTCTTGTAGGTATATTTGTTCCCTACCTCCCTATCTATGCTCAAGTTCAAAGTCAAAGTCAAAGAACAATTCTCTCTGATCTTGACACCAAAATCAATGAAGTGGAGGTTCAGATGAATGCCCTTCATCTACAAAGGCCAGAAACTGCTGAAACAACATATGAAATATCACACAATAATGGCCATGCTCCCCCACATCATCATAAACGCCACCTCCAAAATGTAAGGTCACATATATtccctttctttgtttttatcaGTCTAAGCTTGTACATCTTTAAATTAATGTATCTAAATTGAAAGAAGAATTCATAGGTTACCATTTAAGATTAATTGTCAATTGATATACTATACTATACTGACTTGTGTGAACATTATCATAGGTTTATGGGATTCTAGTCCTGCTAGGGTGGGGTATTTTGCTACCCATAGGGGTGGTCATAGCAAGGTATTGCAGAACATATCCTTTGAAGTTTAATGAATGGTACTATTGTCACATAATGTGCCAGATTCTAGGATATATCCTAGGTTTATTGGGATGGAGCTTTGGTCTTTGGCTTGAAAAATCATCAAAAGAGTTTGTGCCTAAAACACAACATACTCTAAGCATCATTGCTTTCATATTCATAAACATACAAGTGAGTGGTCTCAAGTTTCTTAAATATACTCTAATGTTCTAATGTTGAAAAGGTCTTAACATTTTTTCTCTTACTGGGATGCTATTGATGATGTTATTCAGATGC is a window from the Arachis hypogaea cultivar Tifrunner chromosome 1, arahy.Tifrunner.gnm2.J5K5, whole genome shotgun sequence genome containing:
- the LOC112779942 gene encoding cytochrome b561 and DOMON domain-containing protein At4g12980-like — translated: MAISTCSLILVGIFVPYLPIYAQVQSQSQRTILSDLDTKINEVEVQMNALHLQRPETAETTYEISHNNGHAPPHHHKRHLQNVYGILVLLGWGILLPIGVVIARYCRTYPLKFNEWYYCHIMCQILGYILGLLGWSFGLWLEKSSKEFVPKTQHTLSIIAFIFINIQMLSICIRPNKEAGYCKCWNICHHVLGYAIIGIVVADIFEGLNNNQSHAEKLKWGYVGVLGVLALIVVPMEIFRCKSMIMHLSLHFTRSKFTNSPEIS
- the LOC112779769 gene encoding probable pectate lyase 16, with translation MATLTFLLVSSILLTFVNAYSTYNTTQIFSNYIHNPPKNKPFLNTIDSCRLAQTNWASNPHALADCAIGFGQGAIGGKHGNLYIVTDPSDDAVNPTKGTLRYGAIQMEPLWIMFEKDMVIRLENELIVNSYKTIDGRGAKVEISNGPCITIQGVSNVIIHGISIHDCQPGTVGLVRSSPDHVGHRRGSDGDAISIFSSSNIWVDHCFFARSADGLIDIIHASTSITISNNYFTQHDKVMLLGHNDEYTADKIMKVTIAFNRFASGLTERMPRVRFGYAHVVNNQYDEWKMYAIGGSSNPTILSEGNVYIAPNNDNAKQITKREAKQNWKNWKWRSSKDVFVNGAYFVPSGYGNCAPNYSNTQSFSAVRAYMVPTITLNAGPLSCVVGRAC